In the genome of Paenibacillus pabuli, one region contains:
- a CDS encoding fumarylacetoacetate hydrolase family protein, with product MRIIRFLDGEQKWLAAVTDDEQAYRLPQADFMTLIYQARKQGISPAQLVESALKPMNKLTDDWTSLHFINPIEAPEVWAAGVTYQRSREARNYEATDGKLDANTFYDKVYNAERPEIFFKSTAARTVGPNEAVTLRSDSTWQIPEPELGLVLAADSSIVGYIVGNDMSCRDIEGENPLYLPQAKIWRSSCSIGPAIRLTETVQNPYDLDVVCKIFRAGEVVVKSEASTSDLNRKLDELVSFLAKDNDLFDGTVLLTGTNIVPPNDFTLETGDRIEISISGIGTLVNPVISN from the coding sequence ATGCGAATTATTCGATTTTTGGATGGAGAACAGAAGTGGCTGGCAGCCGTTACGGATGATGAACAAGCCTATCGTTTGCCGCAAGCTGATTTCATGACGTTGATCTATCAGGCGAGAAAGCAAGGAATTTCTCCAGCACAGCTTGTTGAAAGCGCTCTTAAACCGATGAACAAACTGACAGATGATTGGACATCCCTGCATTTTATTAATCCAATCGAAGCACCTGAGGTATGGGCAGCTGGGGTAACTTATCAGCGGAGTCGGGAAGCACGGAATTATGAAGCTACTGACGGCAAGCTGGATGCAAACACCTTTTACGATAAGGTTTACAATGCAGAACGTCCTGAGATCTTCTTCAAATCCACAGCAGCCCGCACCGTTGGACCCAATGAAGCAGTCACACTCCGCAGCGATTCCACTTGGCAGATTCCAGAGCCTGAGCTTGGGCTGGTTCTTGCGGCAGATAGCAGCATTGTGGGATACATCGTTGGCAATGACATGAGCTGCCGGGATATCGAGGGGGAAAACCCGCTATATTTGCCTCAGGCCAAAATTTGGCGTAGCTCCTGCTCCATAGGTCCAGCGATTCGATTGACGGAAACGGTGCAGAACCCGTATGACCTTGACGTCGTCTGTAAAATTTTCCGCGCTGGAGAGGTCGTTGTGAAAAGTGAGGCAAGCACAAGTGATTTAAATAGAAAGCTGGATGAGCTGGTTTCCTTTTTGGCCAAAGATAATGATTTGTTTGATGGCACGGTTCTGCTGACAGGTACAAATATTGTACCGCCGAATGATTTTACACTTGAGACGGGAGATCGCATTGAAATATCGATCAGCGGTATCGGCACACTTGTTAATCCGGTTATTTCAAACTAG
- a CDS encoding helix-turn-helix domain-containing protein has translation MTKHSEAMYLGRLPDVRMSFQLMGLHARKADSNWTYPSHEHSMYEIHWMMEGQMNMLVNGKLYNQSKGDLLFIRPGMTHSCPGAGPEGFTYFSVHFSVHDTSFCRELNRCKDIYYPAVSNLALGLSPSLFTLYELATEHLSDSLSSSKQMKVHAAVFELLGSLVGQLSQHASVTLSRKETIAHQIAEHIEDSVRYIHLHSEIQETNRTWIQDIAKSLNMSTSQINRIFREVYGQAPRKFLSETLLNEAQRLLNQTDLNIDHIAMMLGYKTNAHFSRQFKRWTGIAPSEFRSHSQQAEHEISS, from the coding sequence GTGACCAAGCATTCAGAAGCCATGTATTTAGGCCGCCTACCTGATGTTCGCATGTCGTTTCAATTAATGGGATTGCATGCTAGAAAAGCAGATTCGAACTGGACCTACCCATCCCATGAGCACTCCATGTACGAAATTCACTGGATGATGGAGGGTCAAATGAATATGTTGGTTAATGGGAAGCTCTACAACCAATCCAAAGGTGACCTTTTGTTTATTCGTCCAGGGATGACTCATTCCTGTCCAGGTGCAGGACCAGAGGGATTTACTTATTTTTCAGTTCATTTCAGTGTTCATGATACTTCCTTTTGCCGGGAACTCAACCGCTGTAAAGACATTTATTATCCGGCGGTTTCAAATCTTGCATTAGGATTATCGCCTTCCCTGTTTACATTGTATGAACTGGCAACAGAACATTTGTCTGATTCGTTGTCCTCCTCCAAACAGATGAAGGTACATGCTGCCGTATTTGAGCTTCTCGGCTCGCTGGTAGGACAGTTATCTCAGCACGCCTCCGTTACATTATCCAGAAAAGAAACCATTGCCCATCAGATTGCTGAACACATCGAGGATTCGGTAAGGTACATTCATCTTCATAGCGAAATTCAGGAAACGAACCGAACGTGGATTCAGGATATCGCCAAATCGCTGAATATGAGCACGTCTCAGATTAATCGGATTTTTCGGGAGGTCTACGGTCAGGCTCCGCGCAAATTTTTATCCGAAACACTGCTGAACGAAGCCCAGAGGTTGTTAAACCAGACTGACCTGAACATTGATCACATTGCAATGATGCTTGGATATAAGACTAATGCTCATTTCAGTCGTCAATTCAAGCGGTGGACAGGTATTGCACCAAGCGAATTCCGCAGCCATTCACAGCAAGCAGAACATGAAATAAGCAGCTAA
- a CDS encoding family 43 glycosylhydrolase gives MKKQGLNPYLPSWEYVPDSEPYVFEDRVYVYGSHDRFNGHVFCLNDYVCWSAPVDDLGNWRNEGVIYQKADDPLNLGGSMCLYAPDVTLGPDGRYYLYYVLDKVPVVSVAVCDTPAGKYEFYGYVKYADGTRLGEREGDEPQFDPGVLTEGERTYLYTGFCAPGDRSRHGAMVTVLGPDMLTIVDEPLFIAPSQPYSEGSGFEGHEFFEAPSIRKRGDTYYLIYSSIVMHELCYATSKFPNKGFAYQGVIISNCDLHIDSYKPADKPMYYGGNNHGSIVEINGDWYIFYHRHTNGDAFNRQGCIEPISFDEHGMISQVEMTSCGVNGGPLEGKGEYPAYLACNLFAKDDQMYTGGFGGGAWLDSRFPKITQDGRDGDEEVGYIANMVDSATAGFKYFDCNGIRQVTLTVRGYCSGYFEVKTSWEGPVLGTIPVHFTNEWKAYTAAITIPDGRQALYFTYRGNGGASFATFTLE, from the coding sequence ATGAAGAAACAGGGGTTAAATCCATACCTTCCATCATGGGAGTACGTTCCTGATAGTGAGCCTTATGTATTTGAGGATAGAGTTTATGTGTACGGTTCGCATGACCGGTTTAACGGACATGTCTTTTGTTTAAACGACTACGTCTGTTGGTCGGCGCCTGTGGACGACCTCGGGAATTGGCGCAATGAAGGTGTAATCTACCAAAAGGCAGATGATCCACTTAATCTGGGCGGCAGTATGTGCCTTTACGCCCCAGACGTTACACTTGGTCCTGACGGACGATATTATCTTTATTATGTGCTGGATAAAGTGCCGGTTGTTTCTGTGGCTGTATGCGATACACCTGCAGGCAAATATGAATTTTACGGATACGTGAAATATGCGGATGGCACTCGACTGGGGGAAAGGGAAGGGGACGAGCCCCAATTTGATCCAGGCGTGCTGACCGAAGGAGAGCGTACGTATCTATATACCGGATTTTGTGCGCCCGGAGACCGATCGAGACACGGTGCGATGGTGACGGTGCTTGGTCCGGACATGCTGACGATTGTGGATGAGCCCTTATTCATAGCGCCGAGTCAGCCATACAGCGAAGGCAGCGGATTCGAAGGACATGAATTTTTCGAGGCTCCTTCCATCCGGAAAAGAGGGGACACCTACTACTTGATTTACTCCTCAATTGTCATGCATGAATTATGTTATGCTACCAGTAAATTTCCTAACAAAGGGTTTGCATATCAGGGTGTAATCATAAGCAACTGCGATCTACATATTGACTCCTATAAACCAGCTGACAAGCCGATGTATTATGGCGGGAACAATCACGGCAGCATTGTTGAGATCAATGGAGACTGGTACATTTTCTATCACCGCCATACCAATGGGGACGCATTTAACCGTCAGGGCTGCATTGAACCTATCTCTTTTGACGAGCATGGAATGATATCTCAGGTAGAAATGACTTCCTGCGGCGTGAATGGTGGCCCACTTGAAGGAAAAGGGGAATATCCCGCATACCTTGCATGTAATCTTTTTGCAAAAGATGATCAAATGTATACCGGTGGTTTTGGAGGGGGCGCTTGGCTGGACAGCCGCTTTCCGAAGATTACCCAGGATGGACGAGACGGTGATGAAGAGGTCGGATATATTGCGAATATGGTGGATTCAGCCACAGCAGGTTTTAAATATTTCGATTGTAACGGAATCCGTCAGGTCACTCTCACCGTAAGGGGATATTGCAGCGGATACTTTGAAGTAAAAACCTCATGGGAAGGCCCGGTTCTGGGCACAATCCCGGTGCACTTCACCAATGAGTGGAAAGCATATACGGCGGCAATCACCATTCCAGACGGAAGGCAGGCTTTATATTTTACATATAGGGGAAATGGCGGAGCAAGCTTTGCTACATTTACCTTGGAATAA
- a CDS encoding helix-turn-helix transcriptional regulator, translating to MTNIFYVEYDAAHNSHFVFDIPQGHPCWLLVITQTPAQFWVDGKLKEYPPHCAVLFEPHQKIYYRASAEQYINDWIRFESDEPYVTETSLPFGRPFPLDDPEYCHKLFQLLVVENSFNKNYRESSIDCLLRTLFNKLLESYFQDEISPQHYNLLKLRAAIHNNPSHPWTVSEMAKIISISPGYLQFIYKKLFGLSCMDDVIHSRIRLAKEYLRHELYTVAEIADRCGYRNVEHFCRQFKQMTGSSPKKFHKRTTNLTPGPAESEKVIL from the coding sequence ATGACAAACATTTTCTACGTTGAGTACGACGCAGCACATAACAGCCATTTCGTTTTTGATATTCCCCAAGGACATCCCTGCTGGCTTTTGGTCATTACACAGACTCCCGCTCAGTTCTGGGTGGATGGAAAACTTAAGGAATACCCTCCTCATTGTGCCGTTCTCTTTGAGCCCCATCAAAAAATTTATTATCGGGCTTCCGCAGAGCAATATATAAATGATTGGATTCGTTTTGAAAGCGATGAACCTTACGTGACCGAGACCTCACTTCCGTTTGGCAGGCCCTTTCCTTTGGATGACCCCGAGTATTGCCACAAGCTGTTCCAGCTGCTCGTCGTAGAGAATTCATTCAATAAGAACTACAGAGAATCCTCCATTGATTGTCTGCTCCGAACCCTGTTCAACAAGCTGCTGGAGTCTTACTTCCAAGACGAAATTAGTCCTCAGCACTACAATCTTTTGAAACTTCGGGCGGCTATCCACAATAATCCCAGCCATCCGTGGACCGTATCGGAAATGGCTAAAATCATTAGTATCAGTCCGGGATATCTGCAGTTCATTTATAAGAAATTGTTTGGCCTCTCGTGTATGGATGATGTTATTCACAGTCGAATTCGCTTAGCCAAAGAATATCTCAGACATGAGCTTTACACAGTTGCGGAGATTGCAGATCGGTGTGGTTACCGCAATGTGGAGCACTTTTGCAGGCAGTTCAAACAAATGACCGGTTCATCACCCAAGAAATTCCACAAACGCACGACTAACTTAACTCCCGGCCCAGCAGAGTCCGAAAAGGTCATCCTTTGA
- a CDS encoding carbohydrate ABC transporter permease has translation MEAYYKSKKTSGRIKVSLSYVILTIIAVVFIFPFIWMLSTAFKIPSEAYTLPPKIIPETFTWDNFIQGWQYADFTRYTWNTLIVTGLATIGTVLSASFVAYGFARFKSRYSGLLFTVVLATMMLPSQVTLVPTYLLFTKLGWLDTLMPLIVPSFFGGGAFNIFLLRQFFKTIPKDLDEAAYIDGANAFQIYYKILLPAIKPALITVGLMSITFHWNDYMSPLIYLNSDQNFTLAIGLQFFQNSFGSSQIQMLMAVSLITVIPVLILFFIGQRYFIQGITMTGIKG, from the coding sequence ATGGAGGCTTATTACAAAAGTAAAAAAACCAGCGGCCGGATTAAAGTCAGCCTGAGTTATGTGATATTGACGATCATTGCAGTCGTGTTTATCTTTCCGTTTATTTGGATGCTTTCAACCGCCTTTAAAATCCCTTCGGAAGCCTATACGCTGCCTCCCAAAATCATCCCGGAAACGTTTACTTGGGATAACTTCATTCAGGGCTGGCAATACGCGGATTTCACCCGTTATACATGGAATACCTTAATCGTAACAGGACTTGCGACGATTGGAACGGTTCTTTCCGCTTCATTCGTGGCCTATGGCTTTGCACGGTTTAAATCTCGATACAGCGGATTGTTATTTACGGTCGTGCTTGCTACCATGATGCTCCCCAGTCAGGTCACTCTCGTTCCTACTTACCTCTTGTTCACCAAACTTGGTTGGCTCGATACCTTGATGCCTCTTATCGTTCCGTCCTTTTTTGGGGGAGGCGCGTTTAACATTTTCCTGCTGCGGCAATTTTTCAAAACGATTCCGAAAGATTTGGATGAAGCCGCATATATTGACGGTGCCAATGCATTCCAGATTTATTACAAAATACTGCTGCCTGCAATCAAACCGGCTTTGATTACGGTCGGTCTCATGTCGATAACCTTTCACTGGAATGATTACATGTCTCCATTAATTTATTTGAACAGCGATCAGAATTTCACACTCGCTATCGGTTTACAGTTCTTCCAGAATTCTTTTGGCTCCTCGCAAATACAGATGCTGATGGCAGTTTCTTTAATTACCGTTATTCCTGTGCTGATCCTCTTCTTCATCGGACAGAGATATTTTATTCAGGGGATTACAATGACCGGAATCAAAGGATGA
- a CDS encoding carbohydrate ABC transporter permease — translation MKARNNRIEIREEKQFFLFTSPWLLGFLIFTLYPMGYSIYLVFTDMDMTGSGQFVGFDNIVRAFTQDPLFYRSLLNTLYFVLVSVPASLLMSFLIALLLNQKIKGVGFFRTSFYIPYITSGVAVTLLWGWIFNAQFGFINYFLSLFGITGPNWLSDTKWAMPAIIIMGIWTIGNSIIITLAGLQDIPEALYESAEIDGASSLVKITQITLPLITPTLYFNLVMGIIGGFQIFMQPYILTEGGPSYSTYTYMMHIYNSGFKYNEMGYASTLAWLLFVVIMIITLIVNRTSRHWVYYDN, via the coding sequence ATGAAGGCGCGAAACAACCGCATTGAAATCAGGGAGGAGAAACAATTCTTCCTTTTTACCTCGCCATGGCTTTTAGGTTTTCTAATATTCACCTTATATCCAATGGGTTATTCTATCTATTTGGTTTTCACCGATATGGATATGACCGGCTCAGGCCAATTTGTCGGCTTCGATAATATCGTCAGGGCCTTTACACAGGATCCACTTTTTTACCGTTCTTTGTTAAATACATTATATTTTGTGTTGGTTTCTGTTCCGGCCAGTTTACTCATGTCGTTTCTGATTGCTCTTCTGCTCAATCAAAAAATAAAGGGAGTTGGTTTTTTCAGAACCAGCTTCTACATCCCGTATATCACATCGGGGGTTGCGGTTACCTTGCTTTGGGGCTGGATTTTTAATGCCCAGTTTGGCTTTATCAATTATTTCCTTTCTCTATTCGGTATTACCGGTCCTAATTGGTTAAGCGATACGAAATGGGCAATGCCGGCGATTATTATTATGGGGATTTGGACCATCGGGAATTCCATTATCATTACGCTGGCGGGGCTTCAGGATATTCCGGAAGCCTTATATGAGAGCGCTGAGATTGATGGAGCGAGCAGTTTAGTTAAAATTACGCAGATTACCCTGCCCCTGATCACGCCAACGCTTTATTTTAATCTGGTTATGGGGATCATTGGTGGTTTCCAAATCTTTATGCAGCCGTACATTCTGACCGAGGGTGGCCCCAGCTACTCCACCTACACGTACATGATGCATATTTATAACAGCGGATTTAAATACAACGAGATGGGTTATGCGTCAACGCTGGCCTGGTTATTGTTCGTCGTTATTATGATCATCACGCTCATCGTAAACCGGACTTCCCGACACTGGGTTTATTACGATAACTAA
- a CDS encoding ABC transporter substrate-binding protein, with the protein MRKFSIILLIGIFVTVITACSANSDQAAENSSGNGEISGDLTVFGWGGGEELQSRKEATKIFKKLYPKVKVHEVWLPADNIDVKLDAALAAGNAGDVIMMSPDWKGLRSKWFEDLNPYIEKDQLDLEALLTQGVDGGYVDADGKREGMPTTASDFMIAYNKDIFDKAGLPYPTNDWTWDDFSATAKQVSSGEGANRVYGIVSHWILQSFAPFIYGGMPYNEDWSKQTLDDPNTLKGYQLFGDLVNAKAMPDDAAAKSMPMDQMFAAGRAAMYPLGVFEASTIAKNVGSNFQWGIVMPPKDPSGKTVNIKFQTGFAMNKDSKNKEAAWAYIKTVSLNKEVGDLYSKVNLPAAKESADSTFANLKIEGTDISMVDFVTGLQDAITFPWGGSIAKAGDLYEQTWQQVTVQGKSAEEAAKAYTSQIQSALDSIHQSK; encoded by the coding sequence ATGAGAAAATTTTCAATCATTCTGCTTATCGGAATATTCGTGACAGTGATCACCGCCTGCTCAGCAAACAGTGATCAGGCAGCGGAAAATTCATCGGGTAATGGGGAAATTTCAGGTGACCTTACCGTATTTGGGTGGGGCGGCGGCGAGGAACTCCAGTCTCGAAAGGAAGCAACCAAAATTTTCAAAAAATTGTATCCAAAAGTGAAGGTACATGAAGTTTGGCTCCCGGCAGATAACATTGATGTCAAACTGGATGCAGCTCTGGCTGCTGGAAATGCCGGTGATGTGATCATGATGTCTCCAGACTGGAAAGGGTTGAGATCTAAATGGTTCGAAGATTTAAACCCTTATATTGAGAAGGATCAACTGGACCTCGAGGCATTGTTAACACAGGGAGTTGATGGGGGATATGTCGATGCGGACGGAAAACGTGAAGGGATGCCAACAACCGCTTCAGATTTTATGATTGCTTATAATAAAGACATTTTTGACAAGGCGGGGCTCCCGTACCCAACGAATGACTGGACTTGGGATGATTTTTCGGCAACAGCCAAACAGGTCTCCTCGGGTGAAGGTGCCAACCGGGTCTATGGCATTGTGTCCCACTGGATCTTGCAAAGCTTTGCTCCTTTTATATACGGCGGGATGCCATATAACGAGGATTGGAGCAAACAGACTCTGGATGATCCCAATACCCTGAAGGGGTACCAGTTGTTCGGAGACCTAGTGAATGCAAAAGCAATGCCGGATGATGCGGCCGCCAAGAGCATGCCTATGGACCAAATGTTCGCTGCAGGTAGAGCTGCGATGTATCCGCTAGGTGTGTTTGAAGCTTCGACGATCGCCAAAAATGTCGGTTCCAATTTTCAATGGGGTATCGTGATGCCTCCAAAAGATCCATCCGGTAAAACCGTCAACATTAAATTCCAGACAGGCTTCGCCATGAACAAGGATTCCAAAAATAAGGAAGCAGCGTGGGCTTATATTAAAACGGTCTCCCTGAATAAAGAGGTCGGAGATCTGTACAGTAAGGTAAATCTCCCTGCGGCAAAAGAATCGGCGGATAGTACTTTTGCCAACTTGAAAATTGAAGGCACAGATATCTCCATGGTGGATTTCGTAACAGGGCTGCAGGACGCCATAACTTTCCCGTGGGGCGGCTCCATTGCAAAGGCGGGGGACCTCTATGAGCAAACCTGGCAGCAGGTCACCGTTCAAGGGAAATCCGCAGAGGAAGCGGCGAAAGCCTATACATCCCAAATTCAGTCCGCTCTCGACTCCATTCATCAAAGTAAATAA
- a CDS encoding glycoside hydrolase family 95 protein translates to MKETNQKNHRMWYSKPAEIWNEALPIGNGRLGAMIFGGVAEERLKLNEDSMWYGGPRDRNNEDALPNLPKIRKLIMEGKLREAEEMASMTMAGLPEAQRHYVPLGELQLSFGNHDGPVEDYVRELDLNQGISRVSYRVNGICYTRELFASYPDQAIIIRISADKKNALSMKARFNRQNWRYLEKTKKWEQSALIMLGECGGKDGSSFATVLKAIPDGGTCQLLGEYLLVKDASSVTLLLAAETTFRQEDPELYNKLRIEELSRIPYETLLVRHTSDYNELYSRVSLNLSKSSDRHDDPTDERLKQFQRGEEDPELVETYFQFGRYLLISSSRPGSFPANLQGIWNDSFTPPWDSKFTININIQMNYWLAENCNLAECHEPLFDLIERMREPGRITARKMYDCRGFTAHHNTDIWADTAPQDTYLPASFWPLGAAWLCLHLWEHYRYSQDLIFLEEAYETMKESALFLLDYLIEDADGRLITCPSVSPENSYKLPNGEIGVLCAGASMDFQIIEALFTACIQSAELIGRDHTFREELAAVLKRIPKTQIGKNGQIQEWMEDYEEVEPGHRHISHLFGLYPGESFTPEHTPELAKAARTTLERRLDNGGGHTGWSRAWIIHFWARLQDGQKAYENVRALLEHSTLPNLFDNHPPFQIDGNFGGSSGIAEMLMQSHTDVIRLLPALADEWNEGSVHGLRARGGYEIGFSWVAGRITKVIVKSTITGICQLEGPGLERISFNAEAGRSYTFT, encoded by the coding sequence ATGAAAGAAACAAATCAGAAAAATCATCGCATGTGGTACAGCAAACCTGCGGAGATATGGAACGAGGCATTGCCAATCGGGAACGGTCGGCTTGGTGCAATGATATTTGGAGGCGTAGCGGAGGAGCGTTTGAAGTTAAATGAAGACTCGATGTGGTATGGGGGGCCCCGGGATCGGAATAACGAAGATGCACTGCCCAATTTGCCGAAGATCCGCAAGTTAATCATGGAAGGGAAACTTCGGGAGGCTGAAGAGATGGCCAGCATGACGATGGCCGGGCTTCCTGAAGCCCAGAGACATTACGTGCCACTTGGTGAGCTGCAGTTATCATTCGGCAATCATGATGGTCCTGTTGAAGACTATGTACGTGAGCTGGATTTGAACCAGGGCATCTCCAGGGTTAGCTATCGAGTCAATGGTATCTGTTATACACGTGAGCTGTTCGCCAGTTATCCAGATCAAGCCATCATCATCCGAATCTCAGCAGACAAGAAGAATGCCTTGTCCATGAAAGCCCGATTTAATCGACAGAATTGGAGATACCTGGAGAAAACCAAGAAGTGGGAGCAGAGCGCACTCATTATGCTTGGTGAATGCGGTGGTAAAGACGGCAGCTCTTTTGCAACTGTGTTGAAAGCGATACCAGATGGAGGTACCTGTCAGCTCCTTGGCGAGTATTTGCTGGTGAAGGACGCGAGCTCGGTCACACTTCTGCTTGCTGCGGAAACGACTTTCCGCCAAGAAGATCCGGAATTATACAATAAACTTCGTATAGAAGAGCTCAGCCGGATTCCTTATGAAACACTGCTTGTGCGGCATACATCGGATTATAATGAACTGTACAGCAGGGTTTCATTGAACCTGTCCAAAAGTTCTGATCGTCATGATGATCCGACGGATGAGAGATTAAAACAGTTCCAAAGGGGAGAAGAAGATCCCGAATTGGTCGAGACCTATTTTCAGTTTGGTCGTTATCTGCTGATTTCCTCAAGCCGGCCAGGCTCCTTTCCTGCTAATCTTCAAGGGATATGGAATGACAGTTTCACTCCGCCTTGGGACAGCAAATTTACCATCAACATTAATATCCAAATGAACTACTGGCTCGCCGAAAACTGCAATCTAGCAGAGTGCCATGAGCCGTTATTCGATCTGATTGAGCGAATGCGGGAGCCTGGCCGAATCACGGCACGAAAGATGTATGACTGCCGCGGGTTTACCGCACATCATAATACGGATATTTGGGCAGACACGGCCCCTCAGGATACCTACCTGCCAGCATCCTTCTGGCCGCTGGGTGCTGCTTGGTTATGCCTGCATTTATGGGAGCATTATCGCTATAGTCAGGATCTCATTTTTCTGGAAGAAGCATACGAAACCATGAAGGAATCGGCGCTGTTTCTCCTTGACTATTTGATTGAGGATGCAGATGGCCGTCTGATTACCTGTCCATCCGTTTCTCCAGAGAACAGTTACAAGCTGCCAAATGGTGAGATAGGGGTTCTATGTGCAGGCGCTTCGATGGATTTTCAGATTATTGAGGCTCTATTCACTGCATGTATTCAAAGTGCCGAGTTGATCGGAAGAGACCATACATTTAGGGAAGAACTTGCTGCTGTTCTGAAGCGAATTCCGAAGACACAAATCGGAAAAAACGGACAAATCCAGGAATGGATGGAGGATTACGAAGAAGTGGAACCGGGGCACCGGCACATCTCACATCTATTTGGTTTGTATCCTGGAGAAAGCTTCACTCCAGAACACACGCCGGAACTCGCAAAGGCAGCACGTACCACTTTGGAACGTAGATTGGACAATGGTGGTGGACACACCGGCTGGAGCCGAGCCTGGATCATTCATTTCTGGGCACGTCTTCAGGATGGGCAGAAGGCTTATGAAAATGTAAGAGCTCTCCTGGAGCACTCCACGTTGCCCAATCTTTTTGATAATCATCCCCCGTTTCAGATTGATGGCAACTTCGGGGGATCCTCTGGAATTGCCGAGATGTTAATGCAGAGCCATACTGATGTGATTCGGCTTTTGCCTGCCCTAGCCGATGAATGGAATGAAGGGAGTGTACATGGTCTTCGAGCACGAGGTGGTTATGAAATTGGGTTTTCCTGGGTCGCTGGGAGAATTACTAAAGTCATCGTAAAAAGTACAATAACTGGAATTTGTCAGTTGGAAGGCCCTGGCCTTGAACGTATTTCCTTCAATGCAGAGGCTGGACGGTCGTATACTTTTACTTAA